One Myxococcaceae bacterium JPH2 DNA window includes the following coding sequences:
- a CDS encoding site-2 protease family protein, with the protein MAVATRCEGCGSELGPRLLTCPSCLRLVHARTLQRLAAEAEAATARQSLTEALGAWRQALDLLPTGTSQHAQVMARVEALSRQVDVSGGGAGVASAESKSSRAGMPKALAGLGAFGVALWKFKFVLLFLLGKGKLLLLGLTQASTLFSMLLAMGVYWREWGWVFAVGLVASIYVHEMGHVVAIRRFGMQASAPMFIPGLGAVVRLKQTPVDAREDARVGLAGPIWGGIAAVLIFAAALATGWKSLGAIAHAAAWLNLFNLLPIWQLDGGRGFRALARRQRWWAVAAVGAAWFLTHESLFVVLLAGGTFRALLTPAPEEGDTRTLVEYVGLVVVLGVVGWWAQQWTGTALAL; encoded by the coding sequence TTGGCCGTTGCCACCCGGTGTGAGGGGTGTGGCTCTGAACTGGGTCCCCGGCTGCTCACCTGTCCGTCGTGTCTGCGATTGGTGCATGCGCGGACGCTCCAGCGGCTCGCCGCGGAGGCCGAGGCCGCCACCGCAAGGCAATCCCTGACGGAGGCGCTGGGGGCCTGGCGTCAGGCGTTGGACCTGCTGCCGACGGGCACCAGCCAGCACGCGCAGGTGATGGCGCGCGTGGAGGCCTTGAGCCGGCAGGTGGATGTCTCGGGCGGTGGCGCGGGCGTGGCGTCGGCGGAGTCCAAGTCCTCTCGCGCGGGCATGCCCAAGGCGCTGGCGGGGCTGGGCGCGTTCGGCGTGGCGCTGTGGAAGTTCAAGTTCGTGCTGCTGTTCCTGCTGGGCAAGGGGAAGCTGCTGCTGCTCGGGCTGACGCAGGCGAGCACGCTGTTCTCCATGCTGCTGGCCATGGGCGTGTACTGGCGGGAGTGGGGCTGGGTCTTCGCGGTGGGGCTGGTCGCTTCCATCTACGTGCACGAGATGGGACACGTGGTTGCGATCCGGCGCTTCGGGATGCAGGCCAGCGCGCCCATGTTCATCCCGGGCCTGGGGGCGGTCGTTCGCCTCAAGCAGACCCCGGTGGATGCGCGCGAGGATGCGCGGGTGGGGCTCGCGGGGCCCATCTGGGGCGGCATCGCGGCGGTGCTCATCTTCGCCGCCGCGCTCGCCACGGGATGGAAGAGCCTGGGCGCCATCGCGCACGCGGCGGCATGGCTCAACCTGTTCAACCTGCTGCCCATCTGGCAGCTCGACGGTGGGCGCGGCTTCCGGGCGCTGGCCCGGCGCCAGCGCTGGTGGGCCGTGGCGGCGGTGGGCGCCGCGTGGTTCCTCACCCACGAGAGCCTGTTCGTGGTCCTGCTCGCCGGAGGGACCTTCCGAGCGCTGCTCACCCCCGCGCCCGAGGAGGGAGACACCCGGACCCTGGTGGAATACGTGGGGCTCGTGGTCGTGCTCGGCGTGGTGGGTTGGTGGGCGCAGCAGTGGACGGGCACCGCGCTCGCGCTGTGA
- a CDS encoding MFS transporter yields the protein MAPSPMQFTRAQKAFTMAGALLGLLLAALDQTIVATAGPAIQQDLDIPPALYPWLTTSYLVASTMMVPVWGKLSDLMGRRAVLVMGICVFLIGSFLCGVSQTTLALVLFRAVQGFGSAALFTAALAVVADLYPPRERGKYQGLFGAVFGLSSVVGPLVGGFITDQLSWHWVFFINVPVGAVALTLIFLRMPPLKPPGVHGGRLDLAGAGALALAVVPLLLALSLGRGADANEPGGFPWGSPPILGMFAVAAVGTVLFAWRELRAPEPLIDPRLFRLRTFSAANLAVFLVGAVFLASVVFLPLFMVNVVGLSATRAGLTITPLTLGVMAGNVVSGQLVARVGHYKALLLGSLALLLAGFAVMAFTLTPDSGQVEVTVKMVMVGLGLGPSIPLYTVAVQNAVPPERIGVATSASTFFRQLGMTVGVALLGTVFAGTLGGELSARTEHAIAGAPDDVKATVAQAAPPEQPFPADTVKQRLHEGYAQQRQHVAGRHGPSADRARARVDADEQRALDTVDKVQRARKESFTQATRAIYRCAILVALAALLVTLAMPEQPLRRTREPAPHQT from the coding sequence ATGGCGCCATCCCCGATGCAGTTCACCCGCGCCCAGAAGGCCTTCACGATGGCGGGCGCGCTGCTGGGCTTGCTGCTCGCGGCGCTCGACCAGACCATCGTGGCCACCGCGGGGCCCGCCATCCAGCAGGACCTGGACATCCCCCCGGCGCTCTACCCGTGGCTCACCACGTCCTATCTGGTGGCCTCGACGATGATGGTGCCCGTGTGGGGCAAGCTGTCGGACCTGATGGGCCGGCGCGCGGTGCTGGTGATGGGCATCTGCGTCTTCCTCATCGGCAGCTTCCTGTGCGGCGTGTCCCAGACGACGCTGGCGCTCGTGCTCTTCCGCGCGGTGCAAGGCTTCGGCAGCGCGGCGCTGTTCACCGCCGCGCTGGCCGTGGTGGCGGACCTCTATCCGCCCCGCGAGCGCGGCAAGTACCAGGGCCTCTTCGGCGCGGTGTTCGGCCTGTCCAGCGTGGTGGGCCCGCTGGTGGGCGGCTTCATCACGGATCAGCTCAGCTGGCACTGGGTCTTCTTCATCAACGTGCCGGTGGGCGCGGTGGCGCTCACGCTCATCTTCCTGCGCATGCCGCCACTCAAGCCCCCAGGCGTGCACGGCGGACGGTTGGACCTGGCGGGCGCGGGCGCGCTGGCGCTCGCGGTGGTGCCCCTGCTGCTCGCGCTCAGCCTGGGACGCGGGGCGGATGCGAACGAGCCGGGCGGCTTCCCCTGGGGCTCACCGCCCATCCTCGGCATGTTCGCCGTGGCCGCGGTGGGAACGGTCCTCTTCGCGTGGCGCGAGCTGCGCGCACCCGAGCCCCTCATCGACCCGCGCCTCTTCCGCCTGCGCACCTTCAGCGCGGCCAACCTCGCCGTGTTCCTGGTGGGCGCGGTGTTCCTCGCCTCCGTCGTCTTCCTGCCGCTGTTCATGGTGAACGTGGTGGGCCTGTCCGCCACGCGCGCGGGCCTCACCATCACCCCGCTGACGCTCGGCGTGATGGCGGGCAACGTGGTGTCCGGACAGCTGGTGGCGCGAGTGGGGCACTACAAGGCGCTCTTGCTGGGCTCGCTGGCGCTGCTGCTCGCGGGCTTCGCGGTGATGGCCTTCACGCTGACGCCAGACTCGGGGCAGGTCGAGGTGACGGTGAAGATGGTGATGGTGGGGCTCGGGCTCGGGCCTTCCATCCCGCTCTACACCGTGGCGGTGCAGAACGCGGTGCCTCCGGAGCGCATTGGCGTGGCCACCTCCGCGTCCACCTTCTTCCGACAGCTCGGGATGACGGTGGGCGTGGCGCTGCTGGGCACGGTGTTCGCCGGCACGCTCGGCGGCGAGCTGAGCGCGCGCACCGAGCACGCCATCGCCGGGGCTCCGGATGACGTGAAGGCCACGGTGGCCCAGGCCGCGCCCCCCGAGCAGCCCTTCCCCGCCGACACCGTGAAGCAGCGGCTGCACGAGGGCTATGCCCAGCAACGCCAGCACGTCGCGGGTCGGCACGGGCCCAGCGCGGACCGCGCCCGCGCCCGCGTGGACGCCGATGAGCAGCGTGCGCTCGACACCGTGGACAAGGTGCAGCGCGCGCGAAAGGAGTCCTTCACCCAAGCCACCCGCGCCATCTACCGCTGCGCCATCCTCGTGGCGCTCGCGGCGCTCCTCGTCACCCTGGCCATGCCCGAGCAGCCCCTGCGCCGCACGCGCGAGCCCGCGCCGCACCAGACCTGA
- a CDS encoding FG-GAP repeat protein, whose translation MSWSRALAGVSLSWWALSLGGCSDEPEPKPPPEEGPVLSDTPIWEVEGNPAHVGGCFGRSVAVGDLNGDGHKDLIVVSPPCSVTSLDPGRISIFAGQASYFSKTPVTTALTWRNTSPRTSGRNARVSRVGNVNGDAYPDVLVSGTYGVSVYVGGPDLSKVFAEPVFRVPGNGTFVSATLVDVNGDGLDDLVNSNPLANGVEVFLATPTATEPFTSSRILTKSRAARRAGDVNGDGTQDLLMVNAEGYVLYLGCRAGSPLVCDGPLTAQPAWTVAAESLGTAPDLDGDGLPELMTGMGGGSFDLHLSSSASSLDGVLASAPVWSVMEDPAFSLLDGTMNPVGDMNGDGASHDFTLDAAGRIYLFAPGAKVSSDMRPIWAWPRTDYLVSETFRGAPRFSLAPVGDMNGDGYDDLVVGSPQSVDGSFAPGRVMLFGGGRVPDPAAPPPLLSGAKSCGLALDPEHGKPDLTIDGDVIARTLYVNRLTFAADSCEVREGCVPAGGERRLLRFSASIANLGNAAAIVPSPDVRPDLFVWDECHQHDHLVGFAGYELRNTQGGLTAVGRKQGFYLTDTTRYCSEAPPFQLYDPGTGISPGWSDIYTADIACQWLDITDTPDGDYTLRVGVDEKNIIDEDDRHPNETFIKVRLKGDTVTVLP comes from the coding sequence ATGTCTTGGTCGAGAGCACTGGCGGGAGTGTCGTTGTCGTGGTGGGCCCTGAGTCTGGGAGGCTGTTCGGACGAACCCGAGCCGAAGCCGCCACCCGAGGAGGGCCCGGTGCTCTCGGACACGCCGATCTGGGAGGTGGAGGGAAACCCCGCGCATGTCGGCGGCTGCTTCGGGCGATCGGTCGCGGTGGGGGACCTGAACGGGGATGGGCACAAAGACCTCATCGTCGTGTCGCCACCCTGCTCGGTGACCTCGCTGGATCCCGGGCGGATCTCCATCTTCGCGGGGCAGGCGTCGTACTTCTCGAAGACGCCGGTGACCACGGCGCTGACGTGGCGCAACACCAGCCCGCGCACCAGCGGTCGCAACGCCAGGGTGTCCCGAGTGGGCAATGTGAACGGAGATGCCTATCCGGATGTGCTCGTCTCGGGCACCTACGGTGTCTCCGTGTACGTGGGTGGGCCGGACCTGTCGAAGGTGTTCGCCGAGCCGGTGTTCCGCGTGCCGGGCAACGGCACGTTCGTGAGCGCGACGTTGGTGGATGTGAATGGGGATGGGCTGGATGACCTCGTCAACAGCAACCCCCTCGCGAACGGCGTGGAGGTCTTCCTCGCCACGCCCACCGCGACGGAGCCCTTCACGTCCAGCCGCATCCTGACGAAGTCGCGGGCTGCGCGCAGGGCAGGGGACGTCAACGGGGATGGGACGCAGGACCTGCTGATGGTGAATGCGGAGGGGTATGTCCTCTACCTGGGGTGCCGCGCGGGGAGCCCGCTGGTGTGTGATGGGCCGCTCACGGCGCAGCCGGCCTGGACCGTGGCGGCTGAGTCGTTGGGGACGGCCCCGGACCTCGATGGCGACGGGCTTCCCGAGCTGATGACGGGCATGGGCGGCGGCAGCTTTGACCTGCACCTGTCCTCGTCGGCGTCCTCGCTGGATGGCGTCCTCGCGTCCGCCCCGGTGTGGTCGGTGATGGAGGACCCCGCCTTCAGCCTCCTGGATGGGACGATGAACCCCGTGGGAGACATGAACGGCGATGGTGCGAGCCATGACTTCACGCTGGACGCGGCGGGGCGCATCTACCTGTTCGCGCCAGGGGCGAAGGTGTCCTCGGACATGCGCCCCATCTGGGCGTGGCCGCGCACGGACTACCTCGTGTCGGAGACCTTCCGCGGCGCCCCGCGCTTCTCGTTGGCGCCCGTGGGAGACATGAACGGCGATGGCTATGACGACCTGGTGGTGGGCTCACCCCAGAGCGTGGATGGCTCGTTCGCGCCGGGCCGGGTGATGCTCTTCGGGGGTGGCCGTGTGCCGGACCCCGCTGCGCCGCCACCGCTGCTGTCGGGAGCGAAGAGCTGCGGCCTCGCCTTGGATCCAGAGCACGGTAAGCCGGACCTCACCATCGATGGGGATGTCATTGCGCGCACGCTCTACGTGAACCGGCTGACCTTCGCGGCGGACTCGTGCGAGGTGCGCGAGGGCTGCGTGCCCGCGGGCGGTGAACGGCGCCTGTTGCGTTTCAGTGCCTCCATCGCCAACCTGGGCAATGCCGCCGCCATCGTGCCCTCGCCCGACGTGAGGCCGGACCTCTTCGTCTGGGATGAGTGCCACCAGCACGACCACCTCGTTGGCTTCGCGGGGTACGAGCTGCGCAACACGCAGGGGGGCCTCACGGCGGTGGGGCGCAAGCAGGGCTTCTACCTGACGGACACCACGCGCTACTGCTCGGAGGCGCCGCCCTTCCAGCTCTACGACCCAGGGACGGGCATTTCGCCGGGCTGGTCGGACATCTACACGGCCGACATCGCCTGCCAATGGTTGGACATCACCGATACGCCGGACGGCGACTACACCCTGCGGGTGGGCGTGGATGAGAAGAACATCATCGACGAGGACGACCGTCACCCGAACGAGACCTTCATCAAGGTGCGCCTGAAGGGCGACACGGTGACGGTCCTCCCGTAG
- a CDS encoding ABC transporter permease, whose product MALWDTVRLAFGTFVAHPMRSFLTLLGIVIGVTTVVSMMALIEGLKNEVNDRLSELGANCFQVQRLPFGAGDLSAAELARRPRITYGDLDAIRLQPSVLVAAAEDSTGGQKVSTSMRETRANVSVWAGTPEYFQTNSVTLATGRIFTETESMDARHVAVIGADLADTLFPGMDPLGREMRIKGRTFQIVGTLKRRGGFMGGGSQDNQVMMPLSAYAPLFGVRELRVSIQARSGEVHQRAQDEVSLLMRRRHGLKPMDADDFFVFSNESTTQMFNNISQVISVASFGVCLLSLLVGGIGILNIMLVAVTERTREIGIRKALGAKKRRILGQFALEAVVLSLVGGFLGVALGVGLSQLARWVIQLPTEVPTWAVAVSLAMSCGVGLSFGIYPAARAAKLDPVEAMRTE is encoded by the coding sequence ATGGCTTTGTGGGACACGGTGCGGTTGGCCTTTGGCACCTTCGTGGCGCACCCGATGCGCTCGTTCCTCACGCTGCTGGGCATCGTCATCGGCGTCACCACGGTGGTGTCGATGATGGCCCTCATCGAGGGGCTGAAGAACGAGGTGAATGACCGGCTCTCCGAGCTGGGCGCCAACTGCTTCCAGGTGCAGCGGCTGCCCTTCGGCGCCGGAGACCTGTCCGCCGCGGAGCTGGCGCGGCGGCCTCGCATCACCTACGGGGACCTGGACGCCATCCGCCTCCAGCCGTCCGTGCTGGTGGCGGCGGCCGAGGACTCGACGGGTGGCCAGAAGGTGTCCACCTCCATGCGCGAGACGCGCGCCAACGTGAGCGTGTGGGCGGGCACGCCCGAGTACTTCCAGACGAACTCGGTGACCCTGGCCACCGGCCGCATCTTCACCGAGACCGAGTCGATGGACGCGCGCCACGTGGCGGTGATTGGCGCGGACCTGGCGGACACGCTGTTCCCGGGCATGGACCCCTTGGGGCGCGAGATGCGCATCAAGGGGCGCACCTTCCAAATCGTGGGCACGCTGAAGCGACGCGGCGGCTTCATGGGCGGGGGCAGCCAGGACAACCAGGTGATGATGCCGCTGTCTGCCTATGCCCCGCTGTTCGGCGTGCGCGAGCTGCGGGTGAGCATCCAGGCCCGCTCGGGCGAGGTGCACCAGCGGGCGCAGGACGAGGTGTCGCTGCTCATGCGGCGGCGCCATGGCCTCAAGCCCATGGATGCGGATGACTTCTTCGTGTTCTCCAATGAGAGCACCACGCAGATGTTCAACAACATCTCGCAGGTCATCTCCGTGGCCAGCTTTGGCGTGTGCCTGCTGTCGCTCCTGGTGGGAGGCATTGGCATCCTCAACATCATGCTGGTGGCCGTGACGGAGCGGACGCGAGAGATTGGCATCCGCAAGGCGCTGGGCGCCAAGAAGCGCCGCATCCTCGGGCAGTTCGCGCTGGAGGCGGTGGTGCTGTCGCTGGTGGGCGGCTTCCTCGGCGTCGCGCTGGGCGTGGGCCTGTCGCAGCTGGCGCGCTGGGTCATCCAGCTTCCCACGGAGGTGCCCACCTGGGCCGTGGCGGTGTCGCTGGCCATGAGCTGTGGCGTGGGGCTGAGCTTTGGCATCTACCCGGCGGCGCGAGCGGCCAAGCTGGACCCGGTGGAAGCCATGCGTACGGAATAG
- a CDS encoding M20/M25/M40 family metallo-hydrolase translates to MSASLIVLPASLALQLLTSATPAAKTEASVVKPAATSVKLTAAQQSAAERLVGAALAEGHSYARLAELTDGIGPRLSGSEGAEAAVAWALRSFQADGVKAWKEPVKVPHWVRGEGHGEVLASERTRGHPLELLALGGSAPTPPEGLVAEVVEIRSLEELAALGEKVKGKIVFVNHDMSVAEEYGRAAGLRARVPAEAAKQGAVGMLIRSLSTASLRTPHTGATHFEDGEARIPAAAVSVEDSTLLHRLLAGGPVKVKLTLGCSQLPDADSSNVVAEVRGREKPDEVVVLGAHLDSWDVGTGAHDDGAGVTMVMEAARLIAKLPQAPRRTVRVVLFMNEENGLRGGKAYAEAHAKELSKHVAALEMDSGGGRPLGIGLRAGDGAKAMLQPWLAPLEGLGAANFVDAEAGGADISPLIPARVPMVGVKVDSSRYFDVHHSMADTLDKVNPQDFARSTAAVAWVAYALAEAPGTLARPEAPATPPAPSVPAPSAKASGT, encoded by the coding sequence GTGTCCGCATCCCTCATTGTCCTGCCCGCTTCGCTGGCGCTTCAGCTGCTCACCTCGGCCACTCCCGCCGCGAAGACCGAGGCGTCGGTGGTGAAGCCCGCGGCGACGTCCGTGAAGCTGACCGCCGCCCAACAGTCCGCCGCCGAGCGGCTGGTGGGCGCCGCGCTCGCCGAAGGCCACTCCTACGCGCGGCTGGCCGAGCTGACCGATGGAATCGGGCCGCGGCTGTCCGGCAGCGAGGGCGCGGAGGCCGCGGTGGCCTGGGCCCTGCGCTCGTTCCAGGCGGACGGCGTGAAGGCGTGGAAGGAGCCGGTGAAGGTGCCGCACTGGGTGCGCGGCGAGGGCCACGGCGAGGTGCTCGCCTCCGAGCGCACGCGCGGCCATCCGCTGGAGCTGCTGGCGCTGGGTGGCAGCGCGCCCACGCCTCCCGAGGGACTGGTGGCGGAGGTGGTGGAGATCCGCTCGCTGGAGGAGCTGGCCGCGCTGGGCGAGAAGGTGAAGGGCAAGATTGTCTTCGTGAACCACGACATGAGCGTGGCGGAGGAGTACGGCCGCGCGGCCGGCCTGCGCGCGCGCGTGCCGGCGGAGGCGGCGAAGCAGGGCGCGGTGGGCATGTTGATCCGCTCGCTGTCCACCGCGTCGCTGCGCACGCCGCACACGGGCGCCACGCACTTCGAGGACGGTGAGGCGCGCATTCCCGCGGCGGCGGTGTCCGTGGAGGACTCGACGCTGCTGCACCGGCTGCTGGCCGGTGGGCCCGTGAAGGTGAAGCTGACGCTGGGCTGCTCCCAGTTGCCGGACGCGGACTCGTCCAACGTGGTGGCCGAGGTGCGGGGCCGCGAGAAGCCGGACGAGGTGGTGGTGCTGGGCGCGCACCTGGACTCGTGGGACGTGGGCACCGGCGCGCACGACGACGGCGCGGGCGTCACCATGGTGATGGAGGCCGCGCGCCTCATCGCGAAGCTGCCGCAGGCGCCTCGGCGCACGGTGCGCGTGGTGCTGTTCATGAACGAGGAGAACGGCCTGCGCGGCGGCAAGGCCTACGCGGAGGCGCACGCGAAGGAGCTGTCCAAGCACGTGGCCGCGCTGGAGATGGACTCGGGTGGCGGGCGGCCGCTGGGCATCGGCCTGCGCGCGGGTGACGGTGCAAAGGCGATGCTGCAGCCCTGGCTGGCTCCGCTCGAGGGGCTGGGCGCGGCCAACTTCGTGGACGCCGAGGCCGGCGGCGCGGACATCAGCCCGCTCATCCCCGCGCGCGTGCCCATGGTGGGCGTGAAGGTGGACAGCAGCCGCTACTTCGACGTGCACCACTCCATGGCGGACACGCTGGACAAGGTGAACCCGCAGGACTTCGCGCGCAGCACCGCGGCGGTGGCGTGGGTGGCCTACGCGCTCGCCGAGGCGCCTGGCACGCTCGCCCGTCCCGAGGCCCCCGCCACGCCGCCGGCGCCGAGCGTGCCCGCGCCTTCCGCGAAGGCCTCGGGCACTTGA
- a CDS encoding ABC transporter permease: MGFRVDVYEGGRIALSSLRSNRLRTVLTTVGIGVGVCTLLAIVGIIQGLNSSFAQQLGKIGANTLQVSKFPWVMGGDWWEYRNRKDLSVKLVPPIMAASEHVIAAAPIFFTRGEANFLDRKLSGITVIGTTAEYLAAGSFEMADGRFLTDADVDNRASVAVIGAELVKVLFPNFSPLGHRILVDGHPYRIVGTLAAMGTVLGENQDLVVMVPYRTFVSHFGSKRSPAIVVAVDSTDNLPKVQDALTSALRRERATPPGVPDDFALNRPDQLANMYKQLTRALYGAATGVGFITLLVGGIGIMNIMLVSVRERTREIGVRRALGAKKRTIVLQFLMEAASVSAVGGALGTVVGLGLAYIVSLISPLAAAVEPLTVAFGVGFAALVGLLFGIWPAARAANLDPVEALRHE; the protein is encoded by the coding sequence TTGGGTTTCCGGGTCGACGTGTACGAGGGCGGCCGGATCGCGCTGTCCTCGCTGCGCTCCAATCGCTTGAGGACGGTGCTGACCACGGTGGGCATTGGCGTGGGCGTGTGCACGCTGCTGGCCATCGTCGGCATCATCCAAGGGCTGAACAGCTCGTTCGCGCAGCAGCTCGGGAAGATTGGCGCCAACACGCTCCAGGTGTCCAAGTTCCCCTGGGTGATGGGCGGCGACTGGTGGGAGTACCGCAACCGCAAGGACCTGTCCGTGAAGCTGGTGCCGCCCATCATGGCGGCCTCCGAGCACGTGATCGCGGCGGCCCCCATCTTCTTCACGCGGGGCGAGGCGAACTTCCTGGACCGGAAGCTGTCGGGCATCACCGTGATTGGCACCACGGCGGAGTACCTGGCCGCGGGCTCCTTCGAGATGGCCGACGGTCGCTTCCTCACCGACGCGGACGTGGACAACCGGGCCTCGGTGGCGGTCATCGGGGCCGAGCTGGTGAAGGTCCTCTTCCCCAACTTCAGCCCGCTGGGCCACCGCATCCTCGTGGATGGCCACCCCTACCGCATCGTGGGGACGCTGGCCGCCATGGGCACGGTGCTGGGCGAGAACCAGGACCTGGTGGTGATGGTGCCGTACCGCACCTTCGTGAGCCACTTCGGGAGCAAGCGCTCGCCCGCCATCGTCGTCGCGGTGGACAGCACGGACAACCTTCCCAAGGTGCAGGACGCGCTCACCTCCGCGCTGCGCCGCGAGCGCGCCACGCCGCCCGGTGTGCCGGATGACTTCGCGCTCAACCGGCCGGATCAGCTCGCCAACATGTACAAGCAGCTCACCCGCGCGCTCTATGGCGCCGCGACGGGCGTGGGCTTCATCACGCTGCTGGTGGGCGGCATTGGCATCATGAACATCATGCTCGTGTCGGTGCGCGAGCGGACGCGCGAGATTGGCGTCCGGCGCGCGCTGGGCGCGAAGAAGCGCACCATCGTGCTCCAGTTCCTCATGGAGGCGGCGAGCGTGTCCGCGGTGGGCGGCGCGCTCGGGACGGTGGTGGGCCTGGGGCTGGCGTACATCGTGTCGCTCATCAGCCCGCTGGCCGCGGCCGTGGAGCCGCTCACGGTGGCGTTCGGCGTGGGCTTCGCGGCGCTGGTGGGCTTGCTGTTCGGCATCTGGCCGGCGGCGCGGGCGGCGAACCTGGATCCGGTGGAAGCACTCCGCCACGAATAA